Proteins from a genomic interval of Spiroplasma endosymbiont of Lonchoptera lutea:
- a CDS encoding IS30 family transposase: MYKYLTIESIIAIKEYKSYGFSIRKIAKAIDYSKSTVHRVCKLLNQNLLPLEILNQVQKNKQNAGRKLIILTLTEINTINHLLITKNYALDIIADFLKKNKIKNISTKTLYNMFKTNRMGFDEKNLLRKGKNKPHKQKETRGRINNCKSIHERNLIIPNIKNIQEFGHLEGDTIVGKDHKSSIITLADIWSKTTIPLKTKNHKAESITQSIIKFISKLIPGTIKTITFDRGKEFSKWKLIEKNCNVKIYFANVGKPCQRGLNENNNGILRRYLPKSTDLSSYKQKDLNSIAFQINSTPRKSLSYKRPIDLIQLF; the protein is encoded by the coding sequence ATGTATAAGTATCTGACTATTGAATCAATAATAGCAATAAAAGAATATAAAAGTTATGGATTTTCTATTCGTAAAATAGCAAAAGCAATTGATTATAGTAAATCAACTGTACACAGAGTTTGTAAATTATTAAATCAAAACTTATTACCATTAGAAATATTGAATCAAGTTCAAAAAAATAAACAAAATGCAGGTAGAAAATTAATAATTTTAACTTTAACAGAAATTAATACTATCAATCATTTGTTAATTACTAAAAATTATGCTCTTGATATAATTGCTGATTTTTTAAAGAAAAATAAAATAAAAAATATTTCAACAAAAACTTTATATAACATGTTTAAAACAAATCGAATGGGTTTTGATGAAAAAAATTTATTGAGAAAAGGCAAAAATAAACCTCATAAACAAAAAGAAACTAGGGGCAGAATTAATAATTGTAAATCTATTCATGAAAGAAATTTAATCATTCCAAATATTAAAAATATACAAGAATTTGGCCATTTAGAGGGAGATACTATCGTTGGTAAAGATCATAAAAGTTCTATTATTACTTTAGCTGATATATGATCAAAAACCACAATTCCTTTGAAAACTAAAAATCATAAAGCAGAAAGTATTACACAAAGTATAATAAAATTTATTTCAAAATTAATACCAGGAACAATTAAAACTATTACTTTTGATCGTGGTAAAGAATTTAGTAAATGAAAATTAATTGAAAAAAATTGTAATGTTAAAATTTATTTTGCAAATGTCGGCAAACCTTGTCAAAGAGGTTTAAATGAGAACAATAATGGTATTTTAAGAAGATATTTACCAAAATCTACTGATTTATCTTCATATAAACAAAAAGACTTAAATTCTATAGCATTTCAAATTAATTCTACACCCAGAAAATCATTATCTTATAAAAGACCAATAGATTTAATACAATTATTTTAA
- a CDS encoding formate--tetrahydrofolate ligase, with translation MKNIKLVANDLGIKDDDLIVYGSAMAKIKFQNINQPRKGKLILFTSTNPTPSGEGKTTMSIGLAQGLKQLNQSVCLALREPSLGPVFGIKGGAIGGGLSIIQPKDNINLHFTGDFHAITTANNLVSAIIDNYIFQGNSLDIDINNIIWKRCLDLNDRSLRNVEVTISKTIKRKEQFQITTASDIMAIMALAKDFEDLKVRLKRTVVAYSNTGKEITIADLQIVGSLLAILKDALNPNLVQSLEGVPALIHCGPFANIAHGCNSVIATDLALKLSDFVITEAGFGADLGLEKFMNIKARKTDIIPDIVVIVSTIKALKLHGITDSNNPNELERLQTGIANLSRHINIVKTFNRKLGVCINRWPDDSDEEIAMLLQWCESQNIPVAISTAVKDGGAGSIALAKVVLEQLNKPEQQYLPIYDSNNSLREKILTVVQKIYQGNNVIYTSQAEEKLQQLENSSYAQLPICFAKNPVSLTDNPKILGAPKNFDITVRNLKVNSGAGFIIISTGDIITMPGLSKSPQAYNIDVVNNEIINMN, from the coding sequence ATGAAAAATATTAAATTGGTTGCTAATGATTTAGGAATTAAAGATGATGATTTAATTGTTTATGGTTCAGCAATGGCAAAAATTAAATTTCAAAATATTAATCAACCCCGTAAAGGAAAATTAATCCTATTTACTAGTACTAATCCAACACCATCTGGTGAAGGAAAAACAACAATGAGTATTGGTTTAGCACAAGGTCTTAAACAATTAAATCAGAGTGTTTGTCTAGCATTACGAGAACCTAGTTTAGGTCCAGTTTTTGGGATTAAAGGGGGTGCCATTGGCGGCGGATTAAGTATTATTCAACCTAAAGATAATATTAATTTACATTTTACGGGTGATTTTCATGCTATCACTACGGCTAATAATTTAGTTAGTGCCATTATTGATAATTATATTTTTCAAGGTAATAGTCTTGATATTGATATTAATAACATTATTTGAAAACGATGTTTAGACCTTAATGACCGTTCACTTCGTAATGTTGAAGTTACAATTTCAAAAACTATTAAAAGAAAAGAACAATTTCAAATTACTACTGCTAGTGATATTATGGCAATTATGGCCTTAGCAAAAGACTTTGAGGATTTAAAAGTTCGATTAAAAAGAACAGTAGTTGCTTATAGCAATACGGGGAAAGAAATTACGATTGCTGATTTACAAATTGTTGGTTCACTTTTAGCGATTTTAAAAGATGCTTTAAACCCTAATCTTGTTCAATCATTAGAAGGTGTTCCGGCATTAATTCATTGTGGTCCGTTTGCTAATATTGCTCACGGTTGTAACTCTGTTATTGCTACTGATTTAGCATTAAAATTAAGTGATTTTGTTATTACTGAAGCTGGGTTTGGTGCTGATTTAGGATTAGAAAAATTTATGAATATTAAAGCAAGAAAAACAGACATTATACCAGATATTGTTGTTATTGTATCAACAATTAAGGCTTTAAAACTTCATGGTATCACCGATAGTAATAACCCTAATGAATTAGAAAGATTGCAAACAGGAATTGCTAATTTATCTCGTCATATAAATATTGTTAAAACTTTTAACCGTAAGTTGGGTGTTTGTATTAATCGTTGACCAGATGATAGTGATGAAGAAATTGCAATGTTATTACAATGATGTGAAAGTCAAAATATACCAGTAGCAATATCAACTGCAGTTAAAGACGGTGGCGCTGGTTCAATAGCATTAGCAAAAGTAGTTCTTGAACAATTAAATAAGCCAGAACAACAATATCTTCCGATTTATGACAGTAATAATTCGCTACGAGAAAAAATTTTAACTGTTGTTCAAAAGATTTATCAAGGAAATAATGTTATTTATACATCACAAGCAGAAGAAAAATTACAACAATTAGAAAATAGTTCTTATGCTCAATTACCAATATGTTTTGCTAAAAACCCCGTATCTTTAACTGATAATCCTAAAATTTTAGGAGCTCCAAAAAATTTTGATATTACTGTTCGTAATTTAAAAGTAAATAGTGGTGCTGGTTTTATTATTATTAGTACGGGAGATATTATTACAATGCCAGGATTAAGTAAGAGTCCACAAGCATATAATATTGATGTTGTTAATAATGAAATCATTAATATGAATTAA